A window of Chryseobacterium shandongense genomic DNA:
GTTTTCGATATTTCTTAAGATTTTAAATTCCATTTCTTTTAATTTTATTATTTTAATAACCTGCCTGAAATATTACCTGTTGCTGATCCTGCAGCGGCTCCGGCAATGTTTCCTGATTTCGACGCGGTCTGATTGACATTACGCATAAAGTTGCCTGCACCTCCCGCCTGAATCACCCAACCAGTTACAGTTGGAACTGTGAAATAGCCTATAATTCCAATAATCATGTAGATGATGTAAACCGTATTGGAGGTATCAGGAATAAAATTTGGGTCAGCGAGCATCTCTATATCACGTTCTAAAATCAGCGTCTGAATTTTAGCAAGGATGGCACTAAAAATATCAGCGACAGGCAGCCACAAATACACACTGATGTATCGGGTTAGCCACTGGGTAAGCGTAGATTGAAATCCATCCCAAACTGAAATGGCAAAGGCAATCGGTCCGAGAATAGACAAAACAATTAGGAAAAAAGTTCTGATGGTATCAATGACCAGTGCGGCCGCCTGAAAAAGAATTTCAAGAAATTCTCTGAATCCATCTCTGATTTGTTTTTTAATTTCGAACATCTGCCTTTCCATATACATTCCTGACATGGTTACCAAATCAGATGGAGACCATCCCAACTCTTCAAGCTTTTTATCAAATTCTTGATCTGAGATTAAGTAAGCCATCTCAGGATTACGAAGCATGGCTTCTCTTTCAAGTAAATCCTTTTTCTGCTGCAGTTCATTCATATCCAAAACCTGATTTTCCAGCATGGAATGACTGCCTTGGACAACGGGGCTTAAAACCCCGTTGATACTTCCCAAGACCAAAGTGGAAAAGAACATAATGCAGATTCCGATGGCAAAGGGTCTGAGCATAGGAAACAGATCAATAGGTTCGGCACGACTTAATGCCTGCCAAACTTTGATAGCTACATAGAAAAGTGCTCCCAATCCTGCAACAGCTTTGCCAACTGCAGCCATATCAGCGCACATCGGCATCATCTCATCGTAAACCGAACGCAGTACTTCGTGTAAATTAGTCGGTTCCATCTTACCAGTATTTTTGATTGGATGTTCGGTACAGATCAATGACACGCTGAGTGTTGTTTTGTTTCTTGGCTCTTAAGTAGCTGACAGAAATATTCTTATTTGTGTAATAACGAACCAAATTATGATAGTCCTTGACTGATTTATAAACCTTGTCAATAATATCCATTCTTTCCTTATCATTCAGTGAAAGACTGCTAGTATTGACAATCTGTTTAAGCTCTTTTAAAAGTTCTGTACTTTCATTGAGTAAAGTGGAGTATCCATTCGCAATAGCTGTCAATTCCTGAGCATTAAAGTTCGGGTCATTCAACATCTTTCCGAAATTATTAACGTACATTTCCGAAACATCCCCAACCAATAAAACTGTCTGCTGAACTTTTCTCGCATCTTTTACAAGATTGTTGACGGCTTTAAGCTTGTCATAATATTCCTTACCCTGTTCATAGACTTTCTTGACTTCATTGAAATTTTTAACTACGTTTGAAACGGTGTTTGAGGTCTGAACAATTTCATTCGCTGAGTTCAGTATACCTGAAGCCAGATTGGCAGGATCTGTTACTACAAACTGTGCTTTTGCTGTGGAGGTTACTGCCATCGCTGTAACCATCATCGTGGTCATGATTAAATTTTTCATTGTTGTAAAATTTTATTTGATTAATTTTCTTTGGTTGTTTTGATCCGCTTGAGCGAAATCCTCTTGATGGCATGCTCGACATTACCGTCAAGTTCAGAAGCCAGATTCATGACTTCCATTTTCTCTGTTTCTTCGGTAGTGTAAGCCAAATATTCTTCCGTGGAAACTTCAGTTGCATAGACTGCTGAATGCGTTCCGCCCAATCCAATCCAGACTTCTTTGTACAGTCTTTTGGGATCATTGTTCATATTGATGGAAAGTACCTGAGCTTTTTCTTTGTCCGTTAAACCCAGCATCGCCTGAATGTCGTCAAACTTGTTCATGTACTTTCGCTGATCCAACAGGATCTTGCAGTCTGAATTATTGATGATGCTTTCCTTAACAATAGGTGACTGAATAATATCATCTACTTCCTGGGTGACCACAATGGCTTCGCCGAAGAATTTCCTGACGGTCTTGAACAGATATTTGATATACTCAGCCATGCCTTCTTTGGCAATAGCTTTCCAAGCCTCTTCGATGAGGATCAGTTTTCTGATTCCTTTGAGTCTTCGCATCTTATTGATGAAAACTTCCATAATAATTATGGTTACAATAGGAAACAGTATTTTATGGTCTTTGATCGCATCAATCTCAAACACAATAAAACGTTTGGATAAAAGATCAAGCTGTTTATCAGAATTAAGCAAATAATCATATTCGCCTCCTTTGTAATAAGGTTCTAAAACATTGAGGAAGTTCGCAAGGTCAAAGTCTTTTTCTCTGACTTTCTTTTTTTCAAGGACAGACCGATAATCTTCTTTTACAAATTCGTAGAAGCCATCAAATGAAGGATAGTCATTGTTATTTTTAATCTTTTCGATATATCCGCTTACTGCGTTGGACAGCGCAACTTCCTCTGATCTTGTGGGCGGTTCGTCATCTCTTTTCCATAGGGTAAGAATGAGTGTTTTAATGCTCTCTCTTCTTTCAATATCAAAGATGCCGTCATCGGTATAAAAAGGATTAAAGGCAATCGGATTGTCTTCTGTGTAAGTAAAGTACACCCCGTCTTCTCCTTTGGTTTTACCTTTGATAAGTTCACATAATCCCTGATAAGAATTTCCGGTATCGACTAACAAAACATGAGCACCCTGCTCGTAATACTGTCTGACCATGTGATTCGTGAAAAATGATTTTCCGCTTCCTGATGGTCCGAGGATAAACTTATTCCGGTTGGTGATTATTCCCTGCTTCATTGGAAGATCTGAAATATCCAAATGAACAGGTTTTCCCGTTAAGCGATCCGCCATCTTGATTCCGAAAGGGGAGGGCGAATTCTGATAATTGGTCTCTTCGGTGAAAAAGCAAAGTGCTGGTTCAACGAACGTATAAAAACTTTCTTCTGCAGGAAAATCTGCTGCGTTGCCGGGAATACCTGCCCAATACAGAGTTGCTGTATCCGTGGTGTTATGTCTTGGCTTGCATTCCATTAATGCCAATGCACTTCCTGTGTCATTTTTCAATTGCTTTAATTCCGCAGGGTTATCAGACCATGACATTACATTGAAATGAGCACGGATGGATTGCAGTCCGAACGAATGGGCTTCATTCAGATATTTTTCAATCCATTCTTTATTGATCTGATTGGCTCTGCTGTATCGTGCCAACGAATGCATATTCCTTGCAGACTTTTCAAATCTTGCCAGATTTTTTTCGCTGTTGTCAATAAACAGGAACTGGTTATAAATATGATTGCAGTTCAAAAGCAGTCCAACCGGAGATGCAAATGATAAAAGACAGTCGCTCCTGTCGGTACTCAATTTTTCATATCGGCTGTGAGAAGAAACTGTTCCGGGTAAATCATCTGTATCTGAAAGCGTATGCAGACTAATACGGTTATTGCCGATTCTCATTTCTTCTGCGCCTAAATTTAGATCCTGAAGCGAAGGATTATCATCTCTTGATAATGTCAAATATTGCTCAAGTAATCCCGATTGTTTTTCTGTTCCGGTAATCTCATCTTCAGTCATCCTTTCCAAATGAATATATCCACTATCATTCATGATTCTTTCAAACTGCCCGACAGCTTCCAAAAATCTGTTCATCAGTTCTTTGTCCCTGATTTCTTTTGGAATGAGTTTTCCTCTGCAGAGTGATGAGAAATTACTCTGCATTCTCATTCTCTCTTTGCTTGTTTTAGTAATGAACAGATAACAGTAATGATTCAGGAATGGTCTTTCGTTGAAATGTCTTTCAAAGGATTTGGAAAGAAAGCTCTGATTGTCTTTTGATAAATCAGGATTGTAATTTTCTTTGATAAACCAGTCCTGTTTGTGGACAATAGTAAATTCAGGCAATGTTTTGACTGCTTTGAACCAAGCTGAATGAATCGCTTCATATTCAGCAGAAGCAACTGTAAACAATTCAGGAAGCCTAACTTTAAAACAAACTGTGACATCAGCATCTTTTGAGATAATGCAATTTTCTTCTACTGCCAGCAATGGAAATTTACTTTCCAAAGTTGCTGCTTTGGATTGATTTCTCATGCTGCAGATTTTTTTATAGATTGAGATGTCAGATACCTGAAAATAGCTTTGCGGCTGATGATGTATCTAGGATGCTTTTTATTTGCACCCAGTTTCATCAGTCCGTGTTCTCCGTATTTTCTGTTCAGGGAAAAAGTTTTCCAAATCAGTAAACTTGCGCTTAGACCTCCTGATCCTAAACAGAAATAAGTACTGACTCCTGTCATGTACATGATCATCACCACAATCAAAAGACTTAACAAACCACCTGCAAAAATGAAGAGGTACTGTGCTTTTAATCCTTTGAACTCTACAGTTCTTCCGATTCCTTTATTGATGTTGTAGGTATTCATAACTGGATTTTAAAGGAAGAATGAACGAAGGATGGTAGCTGCAACAATAAGAAAGATACAGGCTCCAAACCAGCTGGCAGCGGTCTTGTTGGTGTCAGGGTCGCCACTGCTGAACTTGTTGTAGACTTTGACACCTCCGATAAGTCCGACGACCGCTCCGATGGCATAAATGAGTTGAGTAGCCGGTTCGAAATAGGAGGTAACCATTTGGGTGGCTTCATTGATTCCGGCGGTACCGTTTCCCTGAGCAGATAAAGGAATGCTCATTAGTAAAGCTAATGCTGAAATCACCAGCTTTTTTCTTTGTTTTTCCATAATGTAAACAGTTTAAATTGTTAGCATTACCCACATTATGTGGGCTTTGGAGACAAAGATGTTCGGAAAGGGAATTCTTTTTAGGAATATTGCAGCACGAGGAATTATTTGGCTTTAATTGCGTCTTTAAATCTTTAAATTACCTAAATTCGTCCTGAACTATTATTCCATGGAAACAATAAAAATTATAAAAACTGATAAATACTTAATTTTAAAGTATGAAGGTGAGCAGATTGATGATGATTGGGTGCGTAATGCTCTTAAAGAAGAGGGTGAGGTTACAATTAAAAGATTTTATTTTGAAACTTCAGATTTGCTATATGAACAAGATTTTGATAATTGGGAAAATGAAGAGAATGAAGTTCTTCCTGTAGAATTCGTTTTAGCAACAAGAGATGGAGAATATTATAGAATTGATAAGAAAGTTTTTTCTACTAAAAACACTTTTTACTTCCACCATTCTTTAAAGCTTTCAAGAAAACACTTTATCGCAGAAACTAAAATATCAATCGTTAGCTTAATCGACTCATTAGTAAAAGAAAATGTAAGAATTGGAGGCAATCCCGAACTTGACGAGGTATTTATGCCTTTTGAAGAATATGAAAATATGATTCAAAATTTTCCAACAACTCACGAAAAATTTCTCTATTCCCAAGCAAGAATAGCGTCAATCATAAAGAATTTTTTTATTTCGACAGTTGATGCTGATTTTAAATTTGCTAAATATTTAAACAAAAAGACGACTACAATCGGACAGAGTTTGATGAAAACCTTTCACGATTATGAGCTTTTAAAATACAAAACTATTCGAGATAAATTAAAAGGAATGTTGAAAGATGAAGTGGGATATAGTGAAGATCAATGGCAAGATGAAATTTTAGAAATAATATTATTACTATATCCCAAATATATCTTCGCAACAAAAACAGTTTTTGTACCCATTGGGCAGAATAGAAGAAGATATTTGGATTTTATGATGATTGATAGTAATGGCAATGTGGATGTTATTGAAATAAAAAAACCTTTTTCAAAAGTTATAATGACCGATACCTTATACAGAAATAATTTTACGCCTCATCGTGACTTAGTTGGTACTGTAATGCAAATTGAAAAGTATCTGTTTCATCTAAGTAGATATGGAAAAAAAGGTGAGAGAGAATTGACGAAAAAATATGGAGAACAGTTACCTGAAAATTTACACGTTAAAATTACAAATCCAAAAGGATTTATTATAATGGGAAGAGCTAACAATTTATCAACTGAGCAACTTGATGATTTCGAAGTTGTGAAAAGACAATATAAAAATATTATTGACATTATCACCTATGATGATTTATTGCAGCGTCTCAATTTTACGATTGCTCAAATTCAAAAGCTTTAAGACTTTAGGATGATAGATCAAACAAATTTCCCAATATTAAAATCATTAAAATCACCTTTCTGCAAATTGGAAGAACCGTGTTGAATTTCAGTATTTAAACTTTTGTCTAACAGCTCTGCTATTTTTTGAGAAGCTCCATCGATAGAATTTTCGAGTAGTCTGAATAATTCGGTTCCATATATTTTGTGTACGGTCTCTTGAACAATTTTCTTTTGAGATAACTCAGAATGATCTTCGTTTTTCAAAAAGTACTCCACAGAACTTAGTTCCTCAAAGTTTACACCGTAGGCTAAACCGTTATTCTCTCCCGGTGTTCTATACTTTTTCCATTCTTCTTCCTCTTCTTCAAAATCAGGCTGATTGCTGAAACCTTTTTCCGGTTCTTCCTTCAGAATTTGCTGATCAATGTTTTCATTTTCGTCAAATTCTATATCTAAAGTAGTAGGATTGATTGGTACTTCATCACTCTGGCTTTCGATGGAAGTCATTGGAACCGATTTTCTTTTAACAGGTTTAGTTTTTCCGATAATCGTCGAGAGAGAGTGATTCTGTTGATTGTCTATTGTTACTTTATTAGGTTTCTTTTTTGCGACTATTTTATCATGTAAAAGAAGACCGATTATAATCAGTTGGCATATTAATATTGCGGTTTCCATAGTTTATAATATAGGTTTGTATTTATTGTTATAACTCTTGATAATCTGCTCACCAAATTCCTGAAAATGGTATTGTAGCAGATTATCAAGGTAGGCATAGATGGAAATTTTATCTTCCCCGATCACCTGTACAATACGGGAAAGCCTGTCGTGGAAATCGGGTCTGATGTAAACGGTTTTGCCATCACGTGCATTGGTATCACTTTTTTTTAAAAAGATATCTTCATAATCAAATTCCGATATTTTTTTTATTCTTGCTTTATCTTTAATGACTGGTTTTCCTTTTGATATTTCCTCCTTTTTGATATTCTCATTCTGGTCTTGCTCAGAGGAAGGAAGGATTAGACCCTCCTTTTTCACACCGTCAACCATCAAATTCATCATTAATTCCTCATCAATATCAGGGGTAGTTTTTCTGTTATTTTTTTCCATTTGTCGGTAAGTTTATAATGTTTAGAAACTCATTGATAAATAAATCAAGCTGACTGATTTTCATTAGTTTTTCGTCAGCTGGAAGCAGTGTAGAACGGAAGACGGTTTTACTTTCTACTTCACTATCTTTTCTGAAACGGGTACTGCTCTTGATTTGGCTCTGCATTAAGCTTAATCCTAATTGATCGATAAGCTGATTGTAAATTTCATATAAAGATGTGCTTTCCCGTCCATCGACCTGATTCCAAAATAAGTGAATCGTTTCAATCGAAGTTTCTCCTTTTTGCATGATCACATCCTGTAATAGTTGCGTAAAAATGAGAGTGCTTTCCATAACAACACGGTCTGCGGTAATGGGAGTGAAGATATGATGCATTCCGGCCAGTGCTTTCAAGATGCCTGGAGTATTGACAGTTCCCGGAAGATCAAAGAAGATAACATCAAGAGGTGTATCTGAGTTCAAAGTAAATTCTTCTGCGGTTTCCAAAATATCATCGGCTCTCATCTGAACAATAGGATACGCTTTTTTATTAATCATGCTAAATTGTTTGTAGGCTAATTTTTTTAATGAATTATTTTCCATAATCATAGTTAGATCTCTGGATTTCATTTTCATAAGACTATGTTGGGGAAAATCCGCATCGAAAACGGCAACATTATACCCAAGACGATAATGCATAATACTGGCAACCAGTGTAGTAAATGTGCTTTTTCCCACACCTCCTTTTTGGGATGAGAAGGCAATGAATTTTGTTTTGATTTTTGAGTCCATAATTGTGATGTTTAAATATTTATTTCTGTATATTATTTTGCATGTAGCTACTTTTTGATTCATTTTCATAGGTAATTAACTAGAGCTTTATTTAGTCAGTTACTCACGAAAGTTTTTACATACTTTCCCAGATATGTCTGATTTTCCAACAATATTTCTGTTCTTCCGTACGCAAAAACATGAGTATTTAATCACATCATTATACTGCTATTGACAAGGACAAGTATGTAATTACCTACTTCATTATATATGTACATTTCGATATATATGTGTACTTACGTTGTTACCAGAATATCTCAATACAATCATACATCGTTTTGTGAAACCAAAGAAATGCAGATATTCAAGTTCTTTTTTAATTGAGGTAGATATTGTCTTTCAGAGGTTGCCCTAGGCTTTTGTTTCAATTTCATAATTAACAAGTCACTCCTTTACTTTGTAGTCGATGCTTGGAAATGCGGTTTGTTGATCTAATTAATTGCTGTAAATATTTTTACACAGATTGTATCCTGCGCATCCAATCCGAACTGAAGGGAGGATTTTGTGTTCACCGGAACACGGCAAGTTGTGTTTTGAGTGCCTCATAACTGTTTTTTGTGCCTCAAAACAACTTGCCCTGCCGGGAGCTGGAAAACACTCTCCGAAGTCGAGGTTTTTAAAATAATAAAATGGATAAGCAATGAATGATCAAAATAATAATTATAAAAAGAAGGGTGGTAGAAAACCAAAACTGAATCCCAGCAATCATCGTTATGTATTTCGATTAAATGATGAGGAAAATGATAAATTGCTAAGCCTTTTTGAGGAATCCGGACTTTCCAATAAAGCGAAATTTATTGTTTCAGTATTGTTTTCGAAAGAGATTAAAACGGTGAAAATTGACAAAAGTGTTATTGATTTTTACATGCGTTTGACATCTTTTTATTCTCAGTTTCGTGCTATAGGCGTTAACTATAATCAAGTTGTTAAGTTATTATACACTCAGTTTTCAGATCGTAAAGCCGCCGCATTTTTGTATAAACTGGAAAAGCAAACTGCTGAACTTGCATCATTATGTAAAAAAATCATAGAGATTACAGAAAATTTTAATCAACAATATATGAAAAAGGAATGATAATATGATTGCAAAATAGACAAGGAGCAGTAATTTATACGGAGCATTAGCCTATGATAAAACTAAAGTTGAGAGGGAAA
This region includes:
- the mobA gene encoding conjugal transfer protein MobA, producing the protein MNDQNNNYKKKGGRKPKLNPSNHRYVFRLNDEENDKLLSLFEESGLSNKAKFIVSVLFSKEIKTVKIDKSVIDFYMRLTSFYSQFRAIGVNYNQVVKLLYTQFSDRKAAAFLYKLEKQTAELASLCKKIIEITENFNQQYMKKE
- a CDS encoding conjugal transfer protein TraD, with the translated sequence METAILICQLIIIGLLLHDKIVAKKKPNKVTIDNQQNHSLSTIIGKTKPVKRKSVPMTSIESQSDEVPINPTTLDIEFDENENIDQQILKEEPEKGFSNQPDFEEEEEEWKKYRTPGENNGLAYGVNFEELSSVEYFLKNEDHSELSQKKIVQETVHKIYGTELFRLLENSIDGASQKIAELLDKSLNTEIQHGSSNLQKGDFNDFNIGKFV
- a CDS encoding DUF4133 domain-containing protein, producing the protein MNTYNINKGIGRTVEFKGLKAQYLFIFAGGLLSLLIVVMIMYMTGVSTYFCLGSGGLSASLLIWKTFSLNRKYGEHGLMKLGANKKHPRYIISRKAIFRYLTSQSIKKSAA
- a CDS encoding DUF3408 domain-containing protein; amino-acid sequence: MEKNNRKTTPDIDEELMMNLMVDGVKKEGLILPSSEQDQNENIKKEEISKGKPVIKDKARIKKISEFDYEDIFLKKSDTNARDGKTVYIRPDFHDRLSRIVQVIGEDKISIYAYLDNLLQYHFQEFGEQIIKSYNNKYKPIL
- a CDS encoding Shedu immune nuclease family protein, whose translation is METIKIIKTDKYLILKYEGEQIDDDWVRNALKEEGEVTIKRFYFETSDLLYEQDFDNWENEENEVLPVEFVLATRDGEYYRIDKKVFSTKNTFYFHHSLKLSRKHFIAETKISIVSLIDSLVKENVRIGGNPELDEVFMPFEEYENMIQNFPTTHEKFLYSQARIASIIKNFFISTVDADFKFAKYLNKKTTTIGQSLMKTFHDYELLKYKTIRDKLKGMLKDEVGYSEDQWQDEILEIILLLYPKYIFATKTVFVPIGQNRRRYLDFMMIDSNGNVDVIEIKKPFSKVIMTDTLYRNNFTPHRDLVGTVMQIEKYLFHLSRYGKKGERELTKKYGEQLPENLHVKITNPKGFIIMGRANNLSTEQLDDFEVVKRQYKNIIDIITYDDLLQRLNFTIAQIQKL
- a CDS encoding DUF4134 domain-containing protein; protein product: MEKQRKKLVISALALLMSIPLSAQGNGTAGINEATQMVTSYFEPATQLIYAIGAVVGLIGGVKVYNKFSSGDPDTNKTAASWFGACIFLIVAATILRSFFL
- a CDS encoding ParA family protein, encoding MDSKIKTKFIAFSSQKGGVGKSTFTTLVASIMHYRLGYNVAVFDADFPQHSLMKMKSRDLTMIMENNSLKKLAYKQFSMINKKAYPIVQMRADDILETAEEFTLNSDTPLDVIFFDLPGTVNTPGILKALAGMHHIFTPITADRVVMESTLIFTQLLQDVIMQKGETSIETIHLFWNQVDGRESTSLYEIYNQLIDQLGLSLMQSQIKSSTRFRKDSEVESKTVFRSTLLPADEKLMKISQLDLFINEFLNIINLPTNGKK
- a CDS encoding DUF4141 domain-containing protein; translated protein: MKNLIMTTMMVTAMAVTSTAKAQFVVTDPANLASGILNSANEIVQTSNTVSNVVKNFNEVKKVYEQGKEYYDKLKAVNNLVKDARKVQQTVLLVGDVSEMYVNNFGKMLNDPNFNAQELTAIANGYSTLLNESTELLKELKQIVNTSSLSLNDKERMDIIDKVYKSVKDYHNLVRYYTNKNISVSYLRAKKQNNTQRVIDLYRTSNQKYW
- the traJ gene encoding conjugative transposon protein TraJ encodes the protein MEPTNLHEVLRSVYDEMMPMCADMAAVGKAVAGLGALFYVAIKVWQALSRAEPIDLFPMLRPFAIGICIMFFSTLVLGSINGVLSPVVQGSHSMLENQVLDMNELQQKKDLLEREAMLRNPEMAYLISDQEFDKKLEELGWSPSDLVTMSGMYMERQMFEIKKQIRDGFREFLEILFQAAALVIDTIRTFFLIVLSILGPIAFAISVWDGFQSTLTQWLTRYISVYLWLPVADIFSAILAKIQTLILERDIEMLADPNFIPDTSNTVYIIYMIIGIIGYFTVPTVTGWVIQAGGAGNFMRNVNQTASKSGNIAGAAAGSATGNISGRLLK
- a CDS encoding TraG family conjugative transposon ATPase, producing the protein MRNQSKAATLESKFPLLAVEENCIISKDADVTVCFKVRLPELFTVASAEYEAIHSAWFKAVKTLPEFTIVHKQDWFIKENYNPDLSKDNQSFLSKSFERHFNERPFLNHYCYLFITKTSKERMRMQSNFSSLCRGKLIPKEIRDKELMNRFLEAVGQFERIMNDSGYIHLERMTEDEITGTEKQSGLLEQYLTLSRDDNPSLQDLNLGAEEMRIGNNRISLHTLSDTDDLPGTVSSHSRYEKLSTDRSDCLLSFASPVGLLLNCNHIYNQFLFIDNSEKNLARFEKSARNMHSLARYSRANQINKEWIEKYLNEAHSFGLQSIRAHFNVMSWSDNPAELKQLKNDTGSALALMECKPRHNTTDTATLYWAGIPGNAADFPAEESFYTFVEPALCFFTEETNYQNSPSPFGIKMADRLTGKPVHLDISDLPMKQGIITNRNKFILGPSGSGKSFFTNHMVRQYYEQGAHVLLVDTGNSYQGLCELIKGKTKGEDGVYFTYTEDNPIAFNPFYTDDGIFDIERRESIKTLILTLWKRDDEPPTRSEEVALSNAVSGYIEKIKNNNDYPSFDGFYEFVKEDYRSVLEKKKVREKDFDLANFLNVLEPYYKGGEYDYLLNSDKQLDLLSKRFIVFEIDAIKDHKILFPIVTIIIMEVFINKMRRLKGIRKLILIEEAWKAIAKEGMAEYIKYLFKTVRKFFGEAIVVTQEVDDIIQSPIVKESIINNSDCKILLDQRKYMNKFDDIQAMLGLTDKEKAQVLSINMNNDPKRLYKEVWIGLGGTHSAVYATEVSTEEYLAYTTEETEKMEVMNLASELDGNVEHAIKRISLKRIKTTKEN